AATCTAATTGATCAAGCGGTAATACTTGTTGTGATACAACTTTTTGTTCTAGCACTGTAATAAAGTGTGAGTAAAACATTAACAATTCATCATATGATTCATTTGTGTATCGCTCTACCGCTTTATTCGTAATCGCCTTTATATCAGGGAATGATGGTTGATCTGGAAGATGAGTAATCGTCTCAGTTACATTATACCCTCTAGATTTCAAAAATTGAGCACCGACAGTACCGATGACTAATATTTCATATGTGTCACCCTCAATAGAATGATTCTGTTGAATATGTTCTGTCACTTTCTTTAAGATGCTTGAATTATACGGACCAGCTAACCCTCTATCACAAGTAATGACTAAATAGCCTGTGCGTTTAATAGGTCGTTTATTTAACATTGGGTGAGTTGAATCATTGTCGCCTTGAGCAATGGCAGAAATCGTCTCTTTCACTTTGGTCATATACGGATTATATTTCACCGCATTCTCTTCAGCACGACGTAACTTTGAGTTAGATACCATGTGCATCGCCTTTGTGATTTGACTTGTTTTTTTCGTTGCACCAATACGACCTTTAATTTCTCTTAACGATCCCATTAAATTCACCACCTTCTATTTTTTATTAATCACATGTTTTATTTTGAAGCACTAAATGTTTTCTTGAATGCTGTAATTGCTTGATCATAAGCATCTTTATCTGGTAGTTGTTTCGTTTCTTTAATGTTCGATAAAATCTCTGGAGTATTGTTCGATAACCAGCTTAGGAATTCATCTTCGAAACGAGTAATATCTTCAACAGCGATATCATCTAAATATCCATTTGTTAATGCATAAATAATCGCAACTTGTTTATCAACAGTGAGTGGCTTATTCGCATCTTGTTTCAATACTTCAACAGTACGTTTACCACGTTCTAATTTAGACTTCGTTGCTTCATCAAGGTCTGAGCCAAATTGAGCGAATGATTCTAATTCTCTGAATGAAGCTAGGTCAAGACGTAGTGTTCCTGCGACCTTTTTCATTGCTTTAATCTGAGCTGAACCACCAACACGTGATACTGATAATCCGGCATTAATTGCAGGTCTTACACCTGAGAAGAATAAGTCAGATTGCAAGAAAATTTGACCGTCTGTGATAGAGATTACGTTCGTTGGAACGTATGCTGAAATATCACCAGCTTGAGTCTCAATAAATGGTAAGGCTGTAATAGAACCGCCACCTAAATCATCATTTAACTTCGCAGCACGTTCTAATAGACGTGAATGTAAGTAGAATACATCCCCAGGATATGCTTCACGTCCTGGTGGTCTTCTAAGTAATAATGATAATTCACGATATGCAGATGCTTGCTTTGTTAAATCATCATATACGATTAATACGTGCTTACCATTAAACATAAACTCCTCAGCCATTGATACACCTGAGTAAGGTGCTATATATAATAATGGAGATGGTTGAGCTGCACTTGCAGATACAACGATTGTATAATCTAACGCTCCGTGTTGACGTAGAGTTTCTACTGTCGAACGAACTGTTGATTCCTTCTGACCAATTGCAACGTAAACACAAATCATATCTTCATCTTTTGGGTTAAGAATTGTATCGATTGCGACGGTTGTTTTACCCGTTTGACGGTCACCGATAATCAATTCACGTTGTCCACGTCCAATCGGTACTAGTGCATCAATCGCTTTAATCCCTGTTTGTAATGGTTCATCAACAGATTTACGATCCATAACACCTGTTGCTTTACTTTCAATCGGGCGAGTTTTCGTCGTATTAAGAGGACCTTTACCATCAATCGGTTGTCCTAATGGGTTTACAACACGTCCAATTAATTCTTCACCAACCGGTACTTCCATAATTCTGTTCGTACGCTTTACTTCATCACCTTCACGAATATCATCGTAAGGTCCTAAAATTACAATCCCTACATTGTCCTCTTCAAGACTTTGTGCAAGTCCTAACACACCACTTTTGAATTCTACAAGTTCACCACTCATCACATCTGATAAGCCATGAGCTAGTGCAATACCATCACCAACTCGAATAATCGTACCAATGTCTGATACGGTCATATCTTGTTCGTAGTTCTCAATTTGAGAGCGCAATAAAGCACTGATTTCTTCAGTTTTTATGGCCATGTCATTCACTCCTTTTCACTTTTCTAATGACGCACAACTCGTTGTTTAATATCGTTCAATTTTGTTTTGATTGAGCCATCGTATACTTTCGTATCGATCTTAATTCGAACACCACCAATTAATGATGGATTTACTTCGTTTTTCATAATTAATTTATTCAAACCTAGCTTTTGAACGAAAACTTGTCCAATGCGTTCTAATTCAGTCTCAAATAGTTTATATGTAGATTCAACAGTTGCTTTTCTAATCCCTAGATGTTCGTTATACACTTCTTCATATGCTTCATATAGATAAGGAAGCAAATCTAATTTATTATTAGATGCCATCACCTTAATTGTATTGACAACATATTTGTTTGCCTCACCAAAAGATTTACTAATCATATCCATTCTTGCATCTTTACTTAACTTTGGATGGTTTACAACGTTTAAGTATGATTTTTTTTGTGCATTCACAGAATCATGAATTGCTAATAAATCTTTAAGGACTTTCTTTTCTTTATCATGCTTCAATGCAGTATCGAATAAGCTTTGTGCATAAGATTTGGCGCTTTGAATTGACATTATTTATCGCCTGCCTCATGAATATACTGTTCAACAAGATCTTTTTGATCTTTGTCATTAATTTCTTTATTTAACACTTTTTCAGCGATTAATATAGATAATTCAGCAACTTTATCATTAATATCATTCATTGCACGGTCTTTTTCATTTTGAATTTCAGTCTGTGCATCTTTTAACATTTGATCCGACTTCATCGTTGCCTCATCAATAATCGCTTGTTTCTCAGTTTTAGCTTGATTCTTAGCATTTGTAAGCATTGTGTCAATTTCTTGTTTTGCTTCATTTAATTTACGTTCATTCTCTTCTTGAAGCTTCGTTGCTTCTTCACGGGCACGTTTCGCTTCATCGAGATCTCGATTAATCATTTGTTCACGTTCATCCATAATGTTTTTAAGTGGGCCCCACGCATACTTACTTAGTAAGAAAAGTAGAACTAAAAACACTATTAATGTGCCGAATATAGTACCAAATTCAACACCGCCGCCACTAGCAGCTCCTAATACGAATAAATCTAACACTTTACGCTCCACTCCTTTCACACAACATAGACATTATTCTAAACGTTAGAATGGCGAAATCTTATATAAATATGAAGACTTCGCCGGATAGTCAAAGTTATTAATTAAAACATGAATAACATTAATAAAGTTACAACTACACCGATGATTGGAACGGCCTCAACTAAACCTACACCGATGAACATGATTGGCATTAAATCACCTTTTGATTCTGGTTGACGAGAAACACCTTCTACTGTACGAGATACGATTAATGCGTTACCAATACCTGCGCCTAATGCTGCTAAACCGATTGTAATTGCTGCTGCTAATAAATTCATGAATAATTCCTCCTAATTTGTTTGTTTAATTTATTTTTAATGGTCGTCACTAATTTTATGTGACATATATACCATTGATAACATAACGAAAATATACGATTGGATAGAGCCTACAAATATTGAGAACCCTTGCCAAATCATTGTTGGTAAAAACGCTCCAACAAAACCTAAAATCCCAAAAGATGCTGTTAACCCTGCGAGTAAACCTAGTAATACCTCACCGGCAAAAATGTTACCGTATAAACGTAGGCCAAGTGTTAATGTTGAAGAGAACTCCTCTATTATTTTGATTGGTGTTAAAAATGCGACTGGTTCAGTGAATGATTTAGCGTATCCACCAAAACCGCGTTCCTTCACACCGTAATAATGAGTAAGTAATACCATTAACGCTGCAAGTGTCAACGTAAATGTTGGATCTGCAGTTGGTGATTTCCACCAAAGTACGTGATCAACAACTATTGCAAATGGCAATCCTAGCATGTTTGATACGAAAATAAACATAATCAAAGTAATCGCTAGAAAGTGAAACTTTGCACCCTTTTGCCAACTCATGTTGCTGTTTATAATCCCCTTGACAAAATCCATAACCCACTCAATAAAAACTTGTCCACCTGTTGCACGAACTTTCAAGTTGCGCGTTAATACGATACCAATAACAAAGACGATAATCGCTGCAACAACTGCCATGCCAAGTGTTGACCAGTTCACCATAATCGGAAAACCGAACAAGTCATATGTGGAGATGGGAGCCTTATGATCCATAACCTCACCTCTTTCATTATTTAATTAAGCGGATTGTAGAAAATATCAATATTGCGATATAATGCAACACAATCCCAACTAATACACCTAAAACATCAACTTGCTCAGGAAATTTAATCCAAAAACTACACGCCACACAGACGATTAAAACTCTATGTATCATGCCTGTTCCAATATTTATATCGTCTGATTCAATACTTCTTAGAAGTTTCATGCACCAAACAAATGAACATAAAGTTGAAGCGATTGTCCCTATGATTAATCCTAAAAATATTGGACTCAATGTAAACCAATAGACTACACCAAATGCCAAAATTGCAGCCAAGTAATATTTCAGAAACGAGTGCACAAATATTTTGAAATGTTTCATGGATTTAATTCTCCTGCCGTTTTCAGAAAAAATGAAAACTGTTACATTCCTTTAGTAATGATAATATATAAAAACTTCAATTGCAATAACATTTACATTACATTTTATTTTACAATTTAAATGATTTTGGTTTTTCATCTAAAATATTAAAATAATACTTAATGTTTTCACAAATGCGTTCTGATGCCTTACCGTCACCATATGGATTACTCGCTTCACTCATTGATTTATAGAGTGCTTCGTCATCTAACAATTCCTTAGTCAACTCATAAATTTTTTCTTCTTCGATTCCAGCAAGCTTCAATGTTCCCGCTTCTACACCTTCTGGACGTTCCGTTGTATCTCTTAACACGAGTACTGGTTTACCAAGAGATGGCGCTTCTTCTTGAACTCCACCAGAATCCGTTAATATAAAGTGGGCTTGATGAGCAAAGTTATGGAAATCAATTACATCTAACGGTTCAATTAAATCAATTCTATCGTGATTATCTAAATATGTTTTTGCGATGTCTCTTACTTTAGGGTTCTTATGCATTGGATAAACAACTGCGACATCATCATACTCATCGACGATTCGTTTAACCGCTTTGAAAATATTATGCATTGGTTCGCCTATATTTTCACGACGATGCGCTGTCAGTAATATCGTTCTTAATCCGTCGTGAGATTTTAACACTTCTGATACATAATCATCCGATACCGTTGTATTTAATGCATCGATAGCTGTATTTCCTGTAATGCAAACAGTCTCCTCTTTTTTATTTTCATTGATCAGATTTTGTGCTGATTGTGTCGTTGGCGCAAAATGTAAATCCGCCATAACGCCTGTCATTTGACGGTTCATTTCTTCTGGAAATGGTGAATATTTATTATGTGTACGTAATCCTGCCTCAACATGACCAATAGCAGTTTCGTTATAGAATGCTGCAAGGGCACCTGTAAATGTTGTCGTCGTATCTCCATGAACAAGTACCATATCTGGCTGAGCTTCTTTGATGACATCTTCTAATCCCATTAACACACGTGATGTCACTTCTGATAACGTTTGATTTTGTTTCATTACATTTAAATCATAGTCAGGCGTGATATTAAAGATTTCTAATACTTGGTCTAACATTTCACGATGTTGTGCTGTAACCACTACGATTGGCTCTAGCTCTGGGTCTTTCTTAAGTTGTAGGACAAGCGGTGCCATTTTAATCGCTTCTGGTCTCGTACCGAATATCGTCATAATTTTTTTCATTTCAATAGTCCTCCTATTTCGTTCCGAATAATCTGTCACCTGCATCACCAAGACCAGGGACGATATATTTCTTATGGTTTAATTTTTCATCTAATGCAGCGATATAAATATCTACATCAGGGTGCGCTTCAGCCAATGCATCAACACCATCTTGAGCCGCAATGATGCACATAAATGAAATATTATTAGCACCACGCTTTTTAAGTGCTGTAATCGCATCAATTGCCGATACGCCGGACGCTAACATAGGGTCAGTCACAATGACTTTACGATCCGATATATCTTTAGGGAATTTAACGTAATATTCGACCGCTTCGAACGTTTCAGGGTCTCTATATAAACCAACATGACCTACTCTTGCTGCAGGAATCAATTTCAATATGCCTTCTGACATACCTAGCCCTGCACGAAGAATTGGAATAATCGCGACTTTTTTACCTGCTAATCGCTTTGCAGTCATCTTCTCAACAGGTGTGTTAATTTCTACATCTTCAAGCTTCAAATCTCTAGTAATCTCATAACCCATTAACATAGATACTTCATTGACCAGTTCACGAAAGTCTTTCGTCCCTGTACTCTCATCTCTAATAAATGATAATTTATGTTGAATAAGTGGGTGATCTAATACTTTAACATTTTCCATTCTCATTGCCTCCATTATAAAAACTCACCATTAGTTTAACATATTACTAATGGTGAGTAAGTGTTTTTCTATCAAATATTACTTGAAGCGATAATGACAAGACAGCATTAATAAACTTCTTTATATAAAGGGTATTTATTTGTTAATGATGTCACTTCTTCTTTAGAGCGTTGAATGACTGATTCGTCATTGTGATGTTTTACGACGTCAGCAATAATACGCGCAACAACTTTCATATCTTCTTCATTAAACCCACGTGTTGTGACAGCTGGTGTACCTAATCGAATACCACTTGTGACAAATGGAGATTCTGGATCAAATGGTACTGTGTTTTTATTACAAGTAATTCCGACTTCATCTAAAGCATGTTCTGCTACTTTACCCGTCACTTCAACTGGACGAAGGTCAACAAGCACAAGGTGATTATCTGTTCCATTAGATACAATTTTCAACCCTTGATTCGTCAATTCTTCAGCTAATACTTTAGCGTTATTGATGACTTGTTGTTGATATTCTTTAAATTCTGGACGTAACGCCTCTCCAAATGCAACAGCTTTCGCTGCAATCACATGCTCTAACGGTCCACCTTGAATGCCAGGGAAAATTGATTTATCAATCGCTTTAGCATATTCTTCTTTGCATAAGATCATTCCACCACGCGGTCCGCGTAACGTTTTATGTGTTGTCGTTGTGACAAAATCTGCATATTCAACGGGGTTCTCATGTAATCCTACCGCAACTAATCCTGCGATATGTGCCATATCGACCATTAACAATGCATCTACACTGTCAGCAATTTCTCTAAAGCGCTTGAAGTCAATCGCACGTCCATATGCACTTGCACCTGCTACGATAAGCTTCGGTTGATGTTCTTTCGCTAGTTGTTGAACATGATCATAATCAATCATTTCTGTCTCTTCATGAACACCATATTCTACGAAGTTGTATGTTTGACCACTGAAGTTTACTGGAGAACCGTGTGTTAAATGTCCACCATGACTTAAATTCATACCTAATATTGTTTCACCTGGCTTTAATGCAACACGATATACCGCCATATTTGCTTGGGATCCAGAATGCGGTTGAACATTCGCATGATCAGCTTTGAACAATTCTTTCGCACGTTCTCTCGCTAAGTTTTCAACAATATCAACGAATTCACACCCACCATAGTAACGTTTACCAGGATATCCTTCAGCGTATTTGTTCGTCAAGACTGAGCCCTGAGCTTCCATTACTGCACGTGATACGAAGTTTTCAGACGCTATCAATTCAATGTTATTGTTTTGACGATTTAATTCTTTTTGCATCGCATCAAATAATTCTTTATCTTGTGCAACTGAGTATTGTTCTAATTTTGTCATTGAAATCCCTCTTTCATTTTTAATTTTTAGAAAAGTCTAGCCATTAAATATATTATGAATGATATTGCGCACGATTTCCACCAATCTTTTTAGGACGACTTGTACAGATTGTCACGATAGCGTTACCAACCACTTTTTGATTAGTTCTTACCGGCACTGCTACGTGCTGAATATGCATCCCAATCATTGTTTGACCAATATCAATACCACATTGTGCTGTAACATGTTCAATCACTACCGGCTGTTGTATATGTTGATAAGCATATTGAGACATACTTCCACCGGCTGATTTGACTGGCAATACGTCAACAACAGTATGATGAGGCTCGAGCATCGCGCTTTCCATCGTCAATGCTCGATTTATATGCTCACACCCTTGAAAGACGAAGTGAACACCAGTTTTTGACTGTATTTCGTCTAATTTAGTATATATGAGTTCAGCAACATCCATACTACCCATCGTGCCAATTCTCTCACCAATGACTTCAGATGTAGAGCAACCAATCACACACAGTTCATTTTCTTTAAAGAAATTAATTTTCATTAATTCTTCTAACAACCGTTCAAGATCAGTGTCAATCTTCGATCTTTTTGACACGTCGTTCATGTCGACCACCTTCAAATTCAGTTTTTAACCAAGTATCAATGATGTCTACTGCAAGTCCAGGCCCAATCACGCGTTCTCCCATTGCAATCACATTACTATCATTGTGTTGACGAGTAAGCTTTGCAGAGTATACATCATGGACATGAGCACAACGCACACCTTCCACTTTATTGGCAGCAATGTTCATCCCAATACCCGTACCACATATTAAAATGCCACGATCAAATTCGCCAGCTGATACTTTAGTTCCTAAAGGCTTTGCATAGTCAGGATAATCTACTGAGTCACTTGAATCTGTTCCAAAATCCGTAAAATCATAACCATTATCTTTTAAATATTTTGCAACCTCTTGCTTTAATTTAAATCCACCATGGTCACTCGCAATTGCAATTTTCATGACAAACACTCCTTTAATCATTTGACTCTATTATACTAAAGATATTTATGAATAATAAACTAAAATAGAATTAAAAACACTAAAACTTATTAAGTTGGTATTCAGAGTAAATTAGAAATACTCTGATTACGGATAAAAAAAGTCTAAGACATAAATAGTTCAACAAATTTTAGTTTATTGATCTTTTTTGTCCTAGACTCTTACTCATTCTTATAAATCAATATGATCTATATAATGTTTAATTTGTTCAAATGCTTTTTCGTAAGCCACAAAAGATTGACCATATGGATCCAATACATCATTTTCGACTCCGATGATTTCCGACAACATCAATACATTCGCATTAGGATTCATCTGTAAAATCATGTCCTTATGTTGAGCGGTCATTGTATAAAGAGTCGAATCTTGAAGGTCTTCATGCGTTAATTGTTGTGGCTCTGACGATGAACTTAATTCATTCATTTCAATCAATTGTAGCGACTCATCTGACACTATACTTCCGGGTGTCACAAATAATCCTCTTGATTGTACTTCTGATGATAGCTTTGTTTTTGCATAGCTTTCTGCAAGTGGTGATCGGCACGTATTGCCTGTACAAACGAATATGATCATAAATCTTCCTCCTTGCTAGAGATAACTTTATCGATACGATTATTCAAAGCATTATATCTCTCTTGTCGAGGAAACTGATAAATATACACTGTATCAACTTGTTGTGCATCCATAAATCGAAGCGCTTTGTATAAATTCCTCATCGCTATATTAACATCTATAACAGATTCACAAAGTTCAAACGTCACGACATTATTCCATGATTTGATTAATTCCGCTGGCGCAATGACGCCAACGTGACCCTCTGGCTTAAAGTCTTCTTTAAGAGGGTAAACAGGTTGCTTCGGTGCGTAATGGCGGTATTTCATTCCAGGTGACTTAGGCGTTGTACTTGTCGTTGATTCATAAATCACTTCTAAACCGGTTTCTCTCATAATATCAGCGGCTGTAATATGACCTGGTCGAACAATCTCAAATGGCTCAACCGTTGTATCAACCACAGTACTCTCAACACCAACAATTGAATCATCTCCGCGTATTAAAACATCAGCTCGTCCATACAAATCATATTCTATATGCGAAAATTTCGTCGGAGAAGGTCGACCACTCATATTAGCACTTGGTGCAGCAATCGGTGTGTCAACAATACGCAAAAACTGCAACGCAAAATCATGATTAGGCATTCTTACGCCAACGGTATTAAGACCTGCTGTCACGTAATGACTTAACATACCTTGTTTAATCGGAACGATAAATGTAATCGGACCTGGCCAATACCGTTTCATTAAACGATACGCATCAGGGTGTATATGTTCAGTGAATTCATTCAATTGTTCCATACAATGAATATGTACAATTAATGGATTATCTGCCGGTCGTTGTTTCACTTGAAATATTCTCTTCACCGCTTCATCACTATATGCATTGCCACCAAGACCATAAACCGTCTCTGTAGGAAATGCAATGACACGATCTTTCTTAATCATTTCTCTTAAAGTCGATGATTCATTGTCCATCGATTCATTCTCATCAATAATGATTGTCTCTTGTTTCAATTCAGCTCACCTCGCTTTAACGTATACTTTTGCCATGCGATCATGTCCTTGTAAATCTTTCCGAAATTCATAACCAGTGACTCTATCGAATTGATTAAAGAGTTCGGTTAATAAGTCTTGTTGCTTATATCCAAACTCGAAATAACAAATAAATTGATGTTTATTTTCTCGACACGCTTGCGTGAGAATCATGCGATAAATTGATAATCCGTTATCTTCTGCGAATAATGCTAAATCCGGCTCATATTTGATCGTCGACTCAGTCATCACATCAATCTCATCATGCATAATATATGGAGGGTTACTAATCAATATATCAAATGAAGGCACACCTTCTAACCCATTCGCATGCTTGAAATCAATAGCAACATCATAGTGTGATGCGTTAGCGCTCGCAACGTCTAATGCTTGATTACTAATATCCGTTGCAGTCACATTAAACAACGGGCGTTCTCTCTTCAACTGAATTGCGATAATTCCAGAGCCAGTGCCAACATCTACAATCTGTTT
Above is a window of Abyssicoccus albus DNA encoding:
- the atpG gene encoding ATP synthase F1 subunit gamma, translated to MGSLREIKGRIGATKKTSQITKAMHMVSNSKLRRAEENAVKYNPYMTKVKETISAIAQGDNDSTHPMLNKRPIKRTGYLVITCDRGLAGPYNSSILKKVTEHIQQNHSIEGDTYEILVIGTVGAQFLKSRGYNVTETITHLPDQPSFPDIKAITNKAVERYTNESYDELLMFYSHFITVLEQKVVSQQVLPLDQLDFESEATQMASYEFEPDKESILEVLLPQYAESLIYGALLDAKASEHAARMTAMKAATDNAKELIDDLSLQYNRARQAAITQEITEIVGGAAALE
- the atpA gene encoding F0F1 ATP synthase subunit alpha, with the protein product MAIKTEEISALLRSQIENYEQDMTVSDIGTIIRVGDGIALAHGLSDVMSGELVEFKSGVLGLAQSLEEDNVGIVILGPYDDIREGDEVKRTNRIMEVPVGEELIGRVVNPLGQPIDGKGPLNTTKTRPIESKATGVMDRKSVDEPLQTGIKAIDALVPIGRGQRELIIGDRQTGKTTVAIDTILNPKDEDMICVYVAIGQKESTVRSTVETLRQHGALDYTIVVSASAAQPSPLLYIAPYSGVSMAEEFMFNGKHVLIVYDDLTKQASAYRELSLLLRRPPGREAYPGDVFYLHSRLLERAAKLNDDLGGGSITALPFIETQAGDISAYVPTNVISITDGQIFLQSDLFFSGVRPAINAGLSVSRVGGSAQIKAMKKVAGTLRLDLASFRELESFAQFGSDLDEATKSKLERGKRTVEVLKQDANKPLTVDKQVAIIYALTNGYLDDIAVEDITRFEDEFLSWLSNNTPEILSNIKETKQLPDKDAYDQAITAFKKTFSASK
- the atpH gene encoding ATP synthase F1 subunit delta, which translates into the protein MSIQSAKSYAQSLFDTALKHDKEKKVLKDLLAIHDSVNAQKKSYLNVVNHPKLSKDARMDMISKSFGEANKYVVNTIKVMASNNKLDLLPYLYEAYEEVYNEHLGIRKATVESTYKLFETELERIGQVFVQKLGLNKLIMKNEVNPSLIGGVRIKIDTKVYDGSIKTKLNDIKQRVVRH
- a CDS encoding F0F1 ATP synthase subunit B, which produces MLDLFVLGAASGGGVEFGTIFGTLIVFLVLLFLLSKYAWGPLKNIMDEREQMINRDLDEAKRAREEATKLQEENERKLNEAKQEIDTMLTNAKNQAKTEKQAIIDEATMKSDQMLKDAQTEIQNEKDRAMNDINDKVAELSILIAEKVLNKEINDKDQKDLVEQYIHEAGDK
- the atpE gene encoding F0F1 ATP synthase subunit C, which translates into the protein MNLLAAAITIGLAALGAGIGNALIVSRTVEGVSRQPESKGDLMPIMFIGVGLVEAVPIIGVVVTLLMLFMF
- the atpB gene encoding F0F1 ATP synthase subunit A, giving the protein MDHKAPISTYDLFGFPIMVNWSTLGMAVVAAIIVFVIGIVLTRNLKVRATGGQVFIEWVMDFVKGIINSNMSWQKGAKFHFLAITLIMFIFVSNMLGLPFAIVVDHVLWWKSPTADPTFTLTLAALMVLLTHYYGVKERGFGGYAKSFTEPVAFLTPIKIIEEFSSTLTLGLRLYGNIFAGEVLLGLLAGLTASFGILGFVGAFLPTMIWQGFSIFVGSIQSYIFVMLSMVYMSHKISDDH
- a CDS encoding ATP synthase subunit I, whose product is MKHFKIFVHSFLKYYLAAILAFGVVYWFTLSPIFLGLIIGTIASTLCSFVWCMKLLRSIESDDINIGTGMIHRVLIVCVACSFWIKFPEQVDVLGVLVGIVLHYIAILIFSTIRLIK
- the wecB gene encoding non-hydrolyzing UDP-N-acetylglucosamine 2-epimerase, which produces MKKIMTIFGTRPEAIKMAPLVLQLKKDPELEPIVVVTAQHREMLDQVLEIFNITPDYDLNVMKQNQTLSEVTSRVLMGLEDVIKEAQPDMVLVHGDTTTTFTGALAAFYNETAIGHVEAGLRTHNKYSPFPEEMNRQMTGVMADLHFAPTTQSAQNLINENKKEETVCITGNTAIDALNTTVSDDYVSEVLKSHDGLRTILLTAHRRENIGEPMHNIFKAVKRIVDEYDDVAVVYPMHKNPKVRDIAKTYLDNHDRIDLIEPLDVIDFHNFAHQAHFILTDSGGVQEEAPSLGKPVLVLRDTTERPEGVEAGTLKLAGIEEEKIYELTKELLDDEALYKSMSEASNPYGDGKASERICENIKYYFNILDEKPKSFKL
- the upp gene encoding uracil phosphoribosyltransferase codes for the protein MENVKVLDHPLIQHKLSFIRDESTGTKDFRELVNEVSMLMGYEITRDLKLEDVEINTPVEKMTAKRLAGKKVAIIPILRAGLGMSEGILKLIPAARVGHVGLYRDPETFEAVEYYVKFPKDISDRKVIVTDPMLASGVSAIDAITALKKRGANNISFMCIIAAQDGVDALAEAHPDVDIYIAALDEKLNHKKYIVPGLGDAGDRLFGTK
- the glyA gene encoding serine hydroxymethyltransferase; translation: MTKLEQYSVAQDKELFDAMQKELNRQNNNIELIASENFVSRAVMEAQGSVLTNKYAEGYPGKRYYGGCEFVDIVENLARERAKELFKADHANVQPHSGSQANMAVYRVALKPGETILGMNLSHGGHLTHGSPVNFSGQTYNFVEYGVHEETEMIDYDHVQQLAKEHQPKLIVAGASAYGRAIDFKRFREIADSVDALLMVDMAHIAGLVAVGLHENPVEYADFVTTTTHKTLRGPRGGMILCKEEYAKAIDKSIFPGIQGGPLEHVIAAKAVAFGEALRPEFKEYQQQVINNAKVLAEELTNQGLKIVSNGTDNHLVLVDLRPVEVTGKVAEHALDEVGITCNKNTVPFDPESPFVTSGIRLGTPAVTTRGFNEEDMKVVARIIADVVKHHNDESVIQRSKEEVTSLTNKYPLYKEVY
- a CDS encoding TIGR01440 family protein — protein: MNDVSKRSKIDTDLERLLEELMKINFFKENELCVIGCSTSEVIGERIGTMGSMDVAELIYTKLDEIQSKTGVHFVFQGCEHINRALTMESAMLEPHHTVVDVLPVKSAGGSMSQYAYQHIQQPVVIEHVTAQCGIDIGQTMIGMHIQHVAVPVRTNQKVVGNAIVTICTSRPKKIGGNRAQYHS
- the rpiB gene encoding ribose 5-phosphate isomerase B yields the protein MKIAIASDHGGFKLKQEVAKYLKDNGYDFTDFGTDSSDSVDYPDYAKPLGTKVSAGEFDRGILICGTGIGMNIAANKVEGVRCAHVHDVYSAKLTRQHNDSNVIAMGERVIGPGLAVDIIDTWLKTEFEGGRHERRVKKIED
- a CDS encoding low molecular weight phosphatase family protein; the encoded protein is MIIFVCTGNTCRSPLAESYAKTKLSSEVQSRGLFVTPGSIVSDESLQLIEMNELSSSSEPQQLTHEDLQDSTLYTMTAQHKDMILQMNPNANVLMLSEIIGVENDVLDPYGQSFVAYEKAFEQIKHYIDHIDL
- a CDS encoding L-threonylcarbamoyladenylate synthase, producing MKQETIIIDENESMDNESSTLREMIKKDRVIAFPTETVYGLGGNAYSDEAVKRIFQVKQRPADNPLIVHIHCMEQLNEFTEHIHPDAYRLMKRYWPGPITFIVPIKQGMLSHYVTAGLNTVGVRMPNHDFALQFLRIVDTPIAAPSANMSGRPSPTKFSHIEYDLYGRADVLIRGDDSIVGVESTVVDTTVEPFEIVRPGHITAADIMRETGLEVIYESTTSTTPKSPGMKYRHYAPKQPVYPLKEDFKPEGHVGVIAPAELIKSWNNVVTFELCESVIDVNIAMRNLYKALRFMDAQQVDTVYIYQFPRQERYNALNNRIDKVISSKEEDL
- the prmC gene encoding peptide chain release factor N(5)-glutamine methyltransferase — protein: MATLSKKSFIDECKVQFDVDESSIIYLMCERLNIDETAFYMTINEPIDENIAMQIKEDLMMIEDAYPIQYVLGYAYFYGDRYIVNKDVLIPRFDTELLVDWVLTEHSNESKQIVDVGTGSGIIAIQLKRERPLFNVTATDISNQALDVASANASHYDVAIDFKHANGLEGVPSFDILISNPPYIMHDEIDVMTESTIKYEPDLALFAEDNGLSIYRMILTQACRENKHQFICYFEFGYKQQDLLTELFNQFDRVTGYEFRKDLQGHDRMAKVYVKAR